One segment of Nitrospinota bacterium DNA contains the following:
- a CDS encoding PAS domain S-box protein encodes MRLNLGLGKKLILGFTMFVLFMAGLSLYSVKISSKSLKESVGKNSIFLVEEMLKRMDRDIYFKIEELQKQTKHLILQKALFESNREFEKLDNIQEYINQRDQEWVSQPKETITSFMQRLINNKVSEEMTKEFIEFYEKKYGYRIVGEIFITNSYGANVAQTGKTSDYRQDDEKWWQVAKNKGLYVSDVEYDESVGTHAISVGIRIENDDGEFIGVMKAVIAVSGIIREAEIVAKKYETTEIKLITKDGRLVYATEPFKFLEDITKKEFFKRIEGNKGFFVKKEEGRQKLFSYGYSKGYRNFEGLQWVLIVEYDEKDILNPIFILRKRIFVISAVVIALSISIAIFISFPISGQIKKLTKAAKEISTGKLDLKIYSKDFSSTPEIGVLAQTFDQMAESLKQREEALKESKERFEDLYENAPDGYYSLDGNGMIIEANHTFVEMLGYSKRELKGNHTSIFFSEETKDKFDQLFSKLKEEGIIDQEVKFVKKNGEMIDVRFRGIAKDSEDKFYLEYKCAVRDITERKKVEEKLGVLYETGKKITSSVSKEELLPWIAEQAAKLLDADECLYRIREGDYLIRGGGTKKGMELMETKRLKIGQSFSGIIVKEKRPLISKDMREDERYKKEHREVAKRLGLVSFLGVPMCIEGRVVGVLNIMSKKTRKF; translated from the coding sequence ATGCGCCTGAATTTGGGTTTGGGTAAGAAATTAATTCTCGGCTTTACAATGTTTGTATTGTTCATGGCTGGTCTATCACTCTATTCAGTGAAAATAAGCAGTAAATCACTGAAGGAATCTGTTGGCAAGAATTCTATATTCTTGGTTGAGGAAATGCTGAAGAGAATGGATCGAGACATTTATTTTAAAATTGAGGAACTTCAAAAACAGACCAAACACCTCATTCTGCAAAAAGCTCTTTTTGAATCTAACAGAGAGTTTGAAAAGCTTGATAACATACAAGAATATATCAATCAAAGAGATCAAGAATGGGTATCCCAGCCAAAAGAAACAATAACATCCTTTATGCAGAGATTAATCAACAATAAAGTATCAGAAGAGATGACGAAGGAATTTATCGAGTTTTATGAAAAAAAGTATGGATACAGGATCGTTGGAGAAATTTTTATAACAAATAGCTATGGTGCGAATGTGGCTCAAACAGGAAAAACCTCGGATTACAGGCAGGACGATGAGAAGTGGTGGCAGGTGGCAAAAAATAAGGGTCTTTATGTCAGCGATGTTGAGTATGATGAAAGTGTTGGTACACATGCTATCAGTGTGGGAATAAGGATTGAGAATGATGATGGAGAGTTCATAGGGGTGATGAAGGCTGTTATCGCTGTTAGTGGAATTATAAGGGAAGCAGAGATTGTCGCAAAAAAATATGAAACAACAGAGATAAAATTAATTACAAAGGACGGAAGGTTAGTTTATGCAACAGAACCATTTAAGTTTTTGGAAGATATAACCAAAAAAGAATTTTTCAAGAGGATAGAAGGAAATAAGGGCTTTTTTGTTAAAAAGGAAGAGGGGAGGCAAAAACTCTTTTCATATGGATACTCAAAAGGCTATAGAAACTTTGAAGGACTCCAGTGGGTGCTTATCGTGGAATATGATGAAAAAGATATATTAAACCCCATTTTTATTTTAAGAAAAAGAATATTTGTTATTTCTGCTGTTGTCATTGCACTGAGTATTTCGATTGCCATTTTCATTTCTTTTCCCATTTCTGGTCAAATTAAAAAACTCACGAAAGCGGCTAAAGAGATATCTACGGGAAAGTTAGATTTAAAGATTTATTCCAAAGATTTTTCGTCCACTCCTGAAATTGGTGTCCTGGCCCAGACTTTTGATCAAATGGCGGAATCGCTGAAACAACGGGAGGAGGCGCTCAAAGAATCTAAAGAAAGATTTGAGGATTTATACGAGAATGCCCCAGATGGCTACTATTCTTTAGATGGAAATGGAATGATTATCGAAGCAAATCATACCTTTGTGGAAATGTTGGGTTATTCAAAGCGTGAACTGAAGGGAAACCATACATCGATATTTTTTTCAGAGGAGACAAAGGATAAGTTCGATCAGCTCTTCTCTAAACTCAAAGAGGAAGGTATTATCGATCAAGAGGTTAAGTTTGTAAAGAAGAATGGTGAGATGATAGATGTTCGATTTCGTGGCATCGCTAAAGATAGTGAGGATAAATTTTATTTAGAATATAAATGTGCCGTAAGAGATATAACAGAAAGGAAGAAGGTAGAAGAGAAGCTAGGGGTTCTTTATGAGACAGGCAAGAAAATCACATCCAGTGTCTCAAAAGAAGAGCTCCTCCCCTGGATAGCAGAGCAGGCTGCCAAACTCCTTGATGCTGATGAGTGTCTTTACCGGATAAGAGAAGGGGATTATCTTATCAGGGGTGGCGGTACCAAAAAGGGTATGGAGCTGATGGAAACCAAGAGGTTAAAAATAGGTCAGAGTTTTAGCGGTATTATAGTAAAGGAAAAGAGACCGTTAATTTCTAAGGATATGCGAGAAGATGAAAGATATAAAAAAGAACACAGGGAAGTTGCTAAAAGACTTGGTCTTGTATCCTTTCTGGGTGTGCCCATGTGTATAGAAGGAAGGGTTGTCGGTGTTTTAAATATTATGTCAAAAAAAACAAGAAAATTTA